A region of the Ooceraea biroi isolate clonal line C1 unplaced genomic scaffold, Obir_v5.4 UnassembledTig43, whole genome shotgun sequence genome:
AAGGAACGGCAGTTAAAATGAATGGAATAATGGATACCATTCATCAGACTATTTATACTCTTGTCAGTCAGGATACAACTTTGCCTTGACAGCAGGAGGAAGTCAAGCCGTGTGTGGATACACCCTACTCACCACGGAGCATCCTAAACTATTTATCTTGGAGGCAGAAAAGGGAACCACCTTCGCTGGCGAAGAGACATCCCTGTGGAGAACCTTGATATTTTCACCTACGTCAACTCTAAAGTCGTGTACGTAGAAAAACATATACGACATCAGATGACATCGTTGTATCGTGACGTTATTCAACAACGTTGCGAGTTGGAAAAGGAAGTGTTAAAAAAACACACTGTCCTTCGCTACTCTTCAGCCAGACGAATTCGCTTATCGGCTCATGAAAGGACCAGGTTACATGGCCGTCACTGCAGGGGAAGCCGTTCATGTCATCAAGTGTATACCAGTGGACGTCATCGTACGCCGCACTAAGGAATGTTATATTGAGCTACCGGTTACAGTACGCAACACTTCCCTCTTTATCACACCAAAATCACACGTGTTGACCAAGATGGGAACCATACGAGAGTGTAGCTACGAATTGCCAACCCTTTATCGAATTGAGGATACATGGATTGAACTTATTCCGGAGCCACGTGTTCGCAGAACATCGTTGCAGCAGTTACAACCTATGACAAGTATGtcatggaattatttaacgcCGGGACCACTAGCTTCCAGCGGAATATATTCCCAGGCGGATCTTGATAAAATCAGGGATCATATAATGTTCCCTGCTGAAAAGCCAGCGTTACTTAACAGCATGGCTCGTGGAATCACCGGACACGTCATGCCTGACGATACCATGTCCATTTACAACTTATTGGATGAAGcatcattaaacaaaattgctgaGTCAACTGCTAAACGGATCTGGGGCGGATTCATCACATTTGGATCAGCCACAGCTGGAGTTTTTGGAGTATTATTAGTAGTACGACTAATCAAGCTAGCCATCGACACGATGATACATGGTTATGCTCTACATTCAGCCTACGGATGCAGTCTGTACGTGCTAGGAGCTATCTGGAGCTCCTTGACTCATCTGCTACTCTATTTGGCCAGAGGTACAGCCAAACGCAGCCACACAGATGGACGAGCAGATCCCGAAGAACAACGATCATCGGAACCTGTGGAACCAGTATTATCGCAGTCTTTGTCACAGAACAACCCTAGCAATCAGCCAACTTCGTCGCAGGTGACTGACAGTGAAACCATTGTATACACAGACTTACAAAAACGTTTGCGTGAATATTAGAACCATTTCCTCGATTGCATCGGAAATGTTCTTAAATAAGGGGGGGGATGTGACGTCCTggcgtccacctcacacccatttttaattttttttatttgcaatattaattattaatgtataaccactgatagttatttttaagcgccattgatacttaccatttttgcttcactacttattattaaccacaggcttacgtacagtagtctgttattaacataaccaagaatattatttacttagcaacctaaccgacacatttattatgttaaaagctttagcttgatactagttttaatataaaaatatatgaagtaatgatattaacatatataaagggaaaagaaaatattaaaagcacaaaaacaatatatatgtataacttagttattatgctttatgatagatttatttaattaatatagtcacgtatatatatatattatctaaaacggaaaaacacaaaaacatacataaaatcagtaaaatatataaaaacagttttatatactctagcagttaaataaaataattttgaaacatttattaataatttgataaatttataatatttataatattacgagattggtaatatttaagatcgtttgaattgtaataccatgaaggtttttataggtgtagcaaaaccattgagctacttaatattgtttattatataaaaagtattaatgttagttgtaataattgaaagaattaatttaaaaatatatcttattatatggttatatagccattgataagtattacaaatttggcttaatacatttgggttcttgacaggataaaatatttaattatttttaataacaaagaaacaaattgatttaaaatggattttattatactatagtaaagtcctttgcaagtaggtaatttgtaacgtcctgacgtccacctcacacccatttttaattttttttttatattaattataaatgtataaccgctgatagttatttttgagtgttattgatacttaccatttttgcttcactgcttattattaaccacaggcttacgtagagtggtctgttattagtctaaccaagaatattatttacttggcaacctaaccgacacatatattatgttaaaagctttagcttgatactagttttaatataaaaatatatgaagtaattatattaacatatataaagggaaaagaaaatattaaaaggacaaaaacaatatatatgtataacttagttattatgctttatgatagatttatttaattaatatagtcacgtatatatatatattttctgaaacataaaaacacaaaaacatacataaaatcagtaaaatatataaaaacagttttatatactctagcagttaaataaaataattttgaaacatttatcattaataatttgatagatttataatataatattacgagattgataatatttaagatcgtttgaactgtaataccatgaaggtttttataggtgtagcaaaaccattgagctacttaatattgtttattatataaaaagtattaatgttagttgtaataattgaaagaattaatttaaaaatatatcttattatatggttatatagccattgataagtattacaaatttggcttaatacatttgggttcttgacaggataaaatatttaattatttttaataacaaagaaacaaattgatttgaaatggattttattatactatagtaaagtcctttgcaagtaggtaattttcgttaaaaccaatagggtcggttattatataaaaacgggaaaatcaattagttatttaagacaagagtaaaaataatgccggcggaattgagttttattaagtgacggtgtagctttgatagttattataatttacggagacatttggtgttgattgttgtacaaggtcataagttgttattaataacaattaaaggagtaaattttggaattaattttattatacaatgaaatagttttgtgagtgtagtaaattgtattaccacatttgaagtgatttatcgtatagaaaaattaatattatttttataacataaaaggagaaacattttataagtaaaagaatgtagaatatttgtctacaatcttagtcaaaagaagtacgtatttaaatttacgaaattgcaataaaattttactaaattttttgggtctaaaatttgaaccgtaaggaaataatttgttataattatattgaagcatctaggtcataagaggaaactaatagggacctcagattttgaaaataatcatttttacggaagtgaccaacaacttttgggaatcatcatttttagctaggctgatggtacctgtgatgaaatttttcttatcgcaccacgggatcattgagaaaccacaaaattgcaaagtcactatttgttaaacaaatcagcgttatttttcaatatttatagtgtagaaagttttaatgaaatattaatagtttagaagttacaaagttaaaaacaattaaagtcaaaatcaattagtgaacaatttaatataaaaggaaataagttgtttaacccaaaaatattaagaaaagaataaatcgttaattaattatgaataaaagtatattacacatggtattacattcatagtaaggattattgaatttatttaaaggaatattttatgttactgagcattaattaaagtatataattattacgcacttaatccgttaataattaagtatattaacaacaccatatacgaacacacttatatatgtgcatataacccataaaagaattattggttatttaagattttatgaattaactaAGACTAATagtgtattggaataataattttatacggtttaattataatattaaacccggcacaccaatagttgctttattactaattttataataaccaaagaatagacgtgcaagtacatacgtgtatatctatatatataggtatccctatatatataagacaattattggttgagtgagattttataagtttattagaatggaatcttgaaataataattttagatgatttaattgcattattaaaggctcatgataccaataattgatttcacaataatttacgatgattattatttaactgagtgcgttatattattaagtagacgtatgcaaggACTaagagcatataaaatgcatatgtcaagcgttataattttaagaattaaatttgtgagcattacagaattatttgaatattaatttgaataagacagtgaacacagcgttaagtaacaaaggaataaagatttaaattcacgaaggaatattatttcatgatgactaattgtaaaagacggtgacttgtcggcacctgattgaaataataatccaagaccgctgtcttaatcaaaggttgaatagatatctcgagcaagacatatcggcaggaagttgcagctgccatttgattcggagaaactccggttgattaaaaagcataacagatgagcgataattctgtactgcgaatttcatgttgaacttacgcgtcaaaatacgtttatcttttgtaagcgttgagctcaccgttgagctcatcgtccccactagacgcaccgtgagaccaatcccaccacttaagttttcgatcccaccataagaatcttcgaaaacgaagaaccaatgagttaagtgggcagagcctccctactattttagtttttgctttaaccgtagcgtccccacttattgtaatcccttctcgagctacagggaccctgtccccaagcatcataatttttgagtatataacgtgatgcagcagccagagaatcagACTCACACTTTTTACTCACATCTTTTGTACACACCTTTTGTAAAAACCTTTttacactgtacctttttgacgacccttttagactacacttacttttaattaattattggagtcgctagctagcgtaaattcgctaactaagcgtaaaatataacgtagagccagtgaagtttgagttattaccaaagtctgattgacttattcttttgctgctacatcatcaagtgcttcctgacctgagggttagatttgtgcgaacgcttgtgagtagatttatttaattattttatactcgctgctctt
Encoded here:
- the LOC113563518 gene encoding uncharacterized protein LOC113563518 — its product is MKGPGYMAVTAGEAVHVIKCIPVDVIVRRTKECYIELPVTVRNTSLFITPKSHVLTKMGTIRECSYELPTLYRIEDTWIELIPEPRVRRTSLQQLQPMTSMSWNYLTPGPLASSGIYSQADLDKIRDHIMFPAEKPALLNSMARGITGHVMPDDTMSIYNLLDEASLNKIAESTAKRIWGGFITFGSATAGVFGVLLVVRLIKLAIDTMIHGYALHSAYGCSLYVLGAIWSSLTHLLLYLARGTAKRSHTDGRADPEEQRSSEPVEPVLSQSLSQNNPSNQPTSSQVTDSETIVYTDLQKRLREY